The following are encoded in a window of Paenibacillus polymyxa genomic DNA:
- a CDS encoding alanine/glycine:cation symporter family protein, with the protein MNLVHVLETIDSWIWGAPLLILVMGTGLWLTIRLKLLQVIRLPLALKLIGKAPDEGSGDVSSFGALSTALAATVGTGSIVGVATAIKLGGPGSLFWMLVAAFFGMATKYAEGLLSVKYRVKDRNGQFSGGPMYYIENGLGRRFKPLAMLFAFSGVLVALFGIGTFPQVKAIVSSTESSFGVPTVVTAIIISVLTAVVTIGGLKSIAKVSTKIVPFMSGLYIVVCLIVLIKFAGELPHAIALVLQGAFSTTSATGGFAGATIMLAMRSGVARGIFANEAGLGSAPIAAAAAKTKWPAEQGLISMTGVFIDTMIICNLTGFTLLVTGIWSGNDDGGLMTQHAFSSAFPAGAELVTISLILFAFTTILGWSYYGERCVEYLLGVKWIKPYRYLFIALVAGGAFIKLEAIWLLADIFNAMMAFPNLIALLGLSGIVVAETRTYMDSLYPNKKKGILAGASVGAAIQVEEKGHTVNS; encoded by the coding sequence ATGAATTTGGTACATGTATTAGAGACGATTGACAGCTGGATATGGGGAGCACCGCTTCTTATTCTCGTAATGGGCACTGGGTTGTGGCTAACGATCCGTTTGAAGCTGCTCCAGGTTATTCGATTGCCTTTGGCGCTCAAGCTAATTGGTAAAGCGCCGGACGAAGGTAGTGGAGATGTAAGCAGCTTCGGAGCATTGAGCACGGCACTGGCAGCTACTGTAGGTACAGGAAGTATCGTCGGCGTGGCAACAGCAATCAAACTGGGTGGGCCCGGTTCATTATTCTGGATGCTGGTTGCAGCTTTTTTCGGGATGGCAACCAAATATGCGGAAGGATTATTATCCGTTAAATACCGTGTTAAAGACCGGAACGGACAATTTTCGGGTGGTCCGATGTATTATATTGAAAACGGACTTGGCCGCCGTTTCAAGCCGTTGGCGATGTTGTTTGCCTTTTCTGGTGTTCTTGTAGCCCTATTTGGAATCGGTACTTTTCCGCAAGTAAAGGCTATCGTTTCTTCGACGGAAAGTAGCTTTGGAGTGCCAACGGTAGTTACAGCGATCATTATTTCCGTGTTAACGGCTGTTGTTACGATTGGAGGACTCAAAAGTATTGCCAAGGTATCCACAAAGATTGTTCCATTCATGTCGGGGCTCTATATCGTAGTTTGCTTAATTGTACTCATTAAGTTTGCAGGAGAGCTTCCTCATGCGATTGCTTTAGTATTACAAGGGGCCTTCTCGACCACATCTGCAACGGGTGGATTTGCCGGAGCGACGATTATGTTGGCGATGCGAAGCGGAGTTGCCAGAGGTATTTTTGCTAATGAAGCCGGTTTGGGAAGTGCGCCAATTGCAGCAGCTGCTGCTAAGACGAAATGGCCTGCAGAACAAGGGCTGATATCCATGACAGGCGTATTTATTGATACAATGATTATTTGTAATCTGACGGGATTTACGTTGCTGGTTACGGGAATATGGAGTGGAAATGACGATGGAGGTCTGATGACCCAGCATGCGTTTTCCAGTGCCTTTCCGGCTGGTGCAGAGCTCGTGACGATTAGCCTTATTTTATTTGCGTTCACAACGATACTGGGCTGGAGTTACTACGGGGAACGTTGTGTTGAATATTTACTGGGTGTCAAATGGATTAAACCATACCGTTATTTGTTCATCGCACTTGTGGCAGGAGGTGCGTTCATCAAGTTGGAAGCCATTTGGCTGCTGGCAGATATCTTTAACGCAATGATGGCTTTCCCGAACCTGATTGCACTGCTCGGCTTATCAGGAATTGTAGTTGCGGAAACCCGAACCTATATGGATTCTCTGTATCCTAATAAGAAAAAGGGCATTCTTGCAGGTGCCAGTGTAGGGGCAGCTATTCAAGTAGAAGAAAAGGGACACACGGTTAATTCATAA